The stretch of DNA CACGTACTCCTACTTCTCAAAATATGCATGTTTTGAATTAGTTTTTTATTTTCTTAAGATCTCTATAGAATTTTTGTCTGAATAACTAAAAGTATTTGTTCAGAGTACTTTGATTTCTTAAAATTTTGGTCAATCAAAGATATATTCCATTTTGTTTCAGAATAGGATGTACTTTCCTTACAGGATAGACAACATGGATAAGAATGTGTACATAGCATCTTTTTATGGGTACATTCAAGCTTAAGGCTTTGGACATGTTTGAGGATACATTTGGTCCCTTTGACTGCGGCTCTATATTTTTTTCATAGCAAGTCAATTGGGTGTGCACAGGTTTTTGCAGAAGCATAGTATAGATGGAAATGTGACAAGAGTGGAGCTGCCCGTTAGGTTTTTAACCTGCTTTTGATCTTGTGTAATTACAAACTGTCCAGTCCCACAAAGAAGTTAAATCTTTTTTTTTCCAGAAATTTGACTATAAGTTGGCTTCCATGGACATGCAGTACTCAACATATGATATCCTCCCGACTCTGACTGAACTATGTTTTGATGCAAATTCAGACATGCTCTGCATTTTTTGGTAGGCATTTAAGCTCTAAAGACATAATTAATCAGAAGAAAAAGAGATCCTTCTGGTTTGCTAGCAAAAATATTTCTACACTAACTGATGCAACTGCTGGCAGATAGCAATGCGGGCTGCAGAGATCGTCTGCGTAGCTCTGCGGGTGTTGATGTAATCCCGTCGAAGTAGCCGTCACAAATTCCAAGAATTGTTTCGACTTTGCGCTCATGAAATGCTTTTTGACTATATTTTTGTTTATTGATCCGAAGATAGGGATCAACTGAACTAATTTTCAGTTTGCGTGTCACACGTGGCCACTTGTCCAGTGTGACGTGTCCAGGATCGGACCCCAGCTGTAAGAGTGCATGAGTGAGAGCGAGGGAGTGATAAAAGGGGCAGCCAGCCGCCTGTGGCAGGGTATGCGATGTAACAGACTGTCAACTCATCCTAATCCTTCCTCTTGAAGCAATCCCCCTTCTTCCTCTCCAagtctctctctctcgctctcacTCACCTACTCCCGATCCCCACCTCTCCGGTTCGTTACAATTGGTAATCAGAGCCAAATCGCCCCGAAATTTTTCTCCCCCGCGCTGGTTGCAGCTCGGTAACATCCACCGCGCCGGTGTGTGCTGCTTCGGCAAGCTCACACGAAATCCGTCACGGGGTTTGATCTCTTCCAAGCACGGCCACGGCGCCCTCCAAAGCTTCGGCGGCGATGCGTCAGGTACTGGCCGCCATGGACGAGGGCAACAGCAACATCACCAAGATGCTCGAGTCCCTCCTCGCCAAGATGGACGAGCAGAAGGCGGTCCACGACAAGCAGATCGAGATTCAGGCCGCCTTCAACGCGCAGATCTCGCAGGACGTGCGTGGCCTCTCCAGGCAGATCGATCTGACACAGGCCGACGTCGACGCGACTCGCAAGACGGTGGAAGGCTCAGCATCGCCGTCGGGGTCGATCACCACCGTGCTGCACCAACCCGCCGCTCCGCAACAACCCCCACcaccgcccccgccgcctccacACACGCCGCGCGTGGCCACCGAACAGGGCTGCCTGGCGACCGCCCACGCGCGTCTCGGGGGCCATCGACCCCCGCTGATTCCCGTGCCTCCACAGGGCAGATTCGCGACCCCGGTCGTCGCTCCCTCCCCAACAGCGGGCCACTACGGCAATGACTACCACAAGCCACCGAAGCACGACTTCCCCCGATTCGACGGCTCCGCTCCATACCTGTGGCTAGATCACTGCCTGGCGTACTTCGAGCTCTACAAGGTCGCACCACAGAACTGGGTGGCCACCGTGGCGCTGTATATCGAAGGCCAAGCAGCGCACTGGCTGCAAGCATTTCGTCAAACACATCGCGGCATCACCTGGGAGGTCTTCACGTTCGTCGTGCTCGAGGAGTTCGGTGCCGACGAGTTCGAGGTGGTCATGCACAAGCTGCTCCAACTCCGGCAAACCGCCACGGTTGCCGAGTACCGCGCGGCGTTCGACGAGCAAATGTACCACCTGCTCGCGCTCGATCCGTCCATCAACACCAAGTTCTTCGTCACCCAGTTCGTCTTGGGCCTGAAGGACGAGCTACGCGCCCCGGTTCGTCTGCAGGCGCCCTCAAGCATCACCAGGGCGTCGGTGTTGGCGTGTATTCAAGAGGAGGAACTGGGCACGACGCGCGTGCGCCCACGCATCACACCAGCGGGGCGACCCCCACCGGCGGCGGCTCCACCACAACCCCGGGCGGCCGCACCCAACCGCGCCCCCACGGACGACTACGCGCGCGAGCGGCAACTCCGTGACTATCGCCGTGCCAATAATTTGTGTTTCAAGTGCGGCGACCGATACTCGCGGGAGCACCGGTGTGCGCAGCCTGCCCAGCTGCTCACCATCAGCGTCGGCGATCACGGCAGGTGCTCTCTGACGACACCATCCACGCGCTGCAACTCCTCGACAACCCCAGACCGGTCGCGCAGCCGCCAGCTCCTGCTGGGGATGCTCCCGAGTGCTGCCTCCTCTCGTCGCACGCTCTGGACGGCACGGACTCGGCGACGACGATCCGCCTGCGCGCACTGGTGGGCAATCAGGTCATGCTACTTCTCCTTGAttcgagcagctcgcacagcttCGTCAACAGATCCTTCGTCGATCGTCTCGGGCTGGCGACAGAAGAAATGCCGCGGGTGGACGTGCGCGTCGCCAACGGTGACCGTCTCTCCTGCAACCGCATCGTCCCCGAGCTCAAGTGGTGGATGCAGGGGCATACGTTCGCCACACCGATGCGCGAGCTGGACATTGGCGCGTACGATGGCATTCTGGGCATGGACTGGCTTGCCCAACACAGCCCCATGACATGCCACTGGCAAGACAAGTGGGTCAAGTTCACCCACGACGGCGAAGAGGTGACGCTCTGGGGCGCGCCCACCAAGGCGTCCACCACCCTTAAGGCGATCAAACCCGACGAGctgcgcaagatgatcatgggaACGACGTCTGGGCCATGGCCATGGTGGACACGTGCGGGCGCGCACCGCCACCATGGCGCAAATGCGCCAGCCAGACGCCCCTCGCCGATCTCCTGGAAGAATTAGCCGACGTCTTCGCCGCTCCCCAGGGCCTGCCGCCCCATCGCCAGTATGACCACGCCGTCACGCTGGTGGAAGGCGCAGTCCCCGCCAACACTCGCCCGTACCGCTACTCGCCGCTGCAGAAGGACGAAATCGAGCGCCAGGTCAAGGAGATGCTCGACGCCGGCATTATCACGCACAGCGTCAGCCCGTACGCGGCGCCGGTCCTGTTGGTCAAGAAGGACGGAACGTGGAGGTTTTGCGTCGACTACCGTCGTTTGAATGATGCCACGATCAAAAACAAGTTCCCGCTCCCGATCGTCGACGAGCTCCTTGACGAACTGGCGGGCGCAGCAGTCTTCTCCAAGCTGGATCTCCGCGCGGGGTACCACCAAATTCGTATGCGCGAGGAGGACGAGGCCAAGACCGCGTTCAAGACGCATCACGGGCATTTTCAGTTCAGGGTCATGCCGTTCGGCCTGACGAACGCCCCAGCTGACTTTCCAATGCCTCATGAACGCCATATTCAGTAAGTATGTGCGCAGATTTGTCATTTTCCTTGACGACATCTTTGTCTTCAGTGAAACAATGGAAGAACACATCGAGCACCTCCGGATCGTCTTCGAGCTGCTGCGGGCACACCAACTGTTCGTCAAGGAGAGCAAGTGTAGTTTTGCCTGCGACCACATCGACTACCTGGGGCACGTCATCTCCAAGGAGGGCGTGGCCACTGACAAGGACAAGACGCTGGCCATGGAACAGTGGCCAACGCCGACGAACGCCACCGAGCTGCGTGGATTCCTGGGGCTCACTGGTTATTACAGGAAGTTCGTGCCGCACTATGGCATCATTGCAAAGCCCCTCACGCAGCTCCTCACGAAGAAGGGCTTCGCCTGGAGCGAGCAGGCACAAGCGGCGTTCGAACGGCTCCAGATTGCGATGACGACGACGCCAGTGCTCGCCCTGCCCAACTTCGACAAGCTGTTCTCCATCGAGACCGATGCGTGCGACACGGGCATCGGGGTTGTGCTGGTGCAGGAAGGTCACCCGGTCGCGTTCTTCAGCAAGGCACTCGGCGTGCGCAACCAGAAGCTCTCAACGTATGAGGAGTTCTTGGCAGTGATGATGGCGATCGACAGGTGGCGCCCCTACTTGCAGCGCGGCCCCTTCGACATCCTCACTGACCACAAGTCGCTCTGCAACTTGGGGGAGCAACACCTCGAGACCGAGCTGCAGCGCAAGGCTATGGCGAAGCTTGTCGGGCTGCAGTTCCGCTTTCAGTACAAGCGCGGACTCGACAATGGCGCGGCCGACGCCTTGTCTCGTGTGGGCAAACAACTCGACCTGGCCGCGCTCTCGGCATGCCAGCCGGCTTGGATCCAGAAGGTGCTCAACTCCTACTCCACCGACCCGGACGCCAGGATCGACTGCAAAAACTCGCCATCACCAGCCCCGACAACGACGGCTACGAACTGCACCACGGCGTCATCCGTCGCGGTGGCCGCCTGTGGATTGGCACCAACACTGCGCTTCGCACCAAGCTCATCGCCGCGCTCCACAACAGCGCGGTCGGCGGCCACTCCGGCGTCACAGCAACCTACCAGCGCGTGCGCAAGCACTTTGAATGGCGGGGGCTCAAGCGCGACACCGAGGAGTTCGTGCAGCAGTGCGTGACTTGCCAGCAGGCCAAGCACGAAAACACCAAGCCTGCCGAACTCTTGGCGCCGCTGCCCATCCCATCAGCGCCCTAGGAAGACCTCACCATGGATTTTGTGGAGGGGCTGCCGCCATCGGAAGGCTTCGACACGATCATGGTCGTGGTGGACCGCTTCACCAAGTTCGCCCATTTCATTCCACTTCGTCACCCCTTCCACGCCGCGCAGGTGGCGCGCGCGTTCTGGGACAACGTGGTCAAGCTGCACGGGGTGCCCACCTCGATCGTCTCTGACCGCGACAAGGTCTTCACCAGCAATCTCTGGTGGGAGCTGCTCGCCGGCGCCGGCACGAAGCTGCTGTACTCCACCGCCTACCACCCGCGGACCGATGGCCAAAGCGAACGCGTGAACCAGTGCATGGAGATGTATCTCCGGTGCGCGGTGCACGACACCCCGGGCAAGTGGCGTCGCTGGCTGCCCATGGCGGAGTTCTGGTACAACTCGACCTTCCATTCGTCGCTCAACTGTACACCGTTCAAGGCGCTGTACGGGAAGGAGGCCGACTTGGGAGCCATGGCGGCCTGGCCAAGCGACGCGTCCACCAGTGACGACCTGGACTGGGCGGCGCACACAGCGCACATACGCGCCCAGCTGGAGCGTGCCCAGAAGCGCTGCAAGAAACAAGCTGATCGCAATCGCACCGAGCGCCAGTTCCAGGTGGGTGAGCAGGTACTCCTGAAACTGCAACCTTACGTCCAGCAATCAGTCGTCAGCCGGCCCTGCGCCAAACTCGCCTACAAGTTCTTCGGGCCCTACACCGTCATCGAACGAATCGGGCTCATGGCGTACAAGCTTGACCTGCCGGAATCCAGCTGCGTGCATCCGGTCTTCCACGTCTCGCAGTTGAAGCCATTCACGCCGGATTACACGCCGGTGTACGCGGAACTTCCACGGGTGCCTGATCTGTCCGTGGCGACCATGGCACCCACGCGCATCCTGGAGCGACGCATGATGAAGAAGGGCAATGCCCCGGTCGTCCAGATCAGGGTACAATGGGGGACCAGCGCTACTGCAGCTACGACATGGGAGGACTATGACACCCTACGGCAACGCTTCCCAACGGCTCTTCTCTGGGAAGACGAAGGCGACAGCACTGAAGATGGAGACGACAGCACTGAAGACAGAGCTCGCTTTCAAGGGGGGGAGAATGTCACACCTGGCCACTTGTCCAGTGTGACGTGTCCAGGATCGGCCCCAGCTGTAAGAGTGCATGAGTGAGAGCGAGGGAGTGATAAAAGGGGCAGCCAGCCGCCTGTGGCAGGGTATGCGATGTAACAGACTGTCAACTCATCCTAATCCTTCCTCTTGAAGCAATCCCCCTTCTTCCTCTCcaagtctctctctctctctctcgctctccctcACCTACTCCCGATCCCCACCTCTCCGGTTCGTTACATTGCGTCCTCTGCTTTTTCACAGTTCTTTCAGGATTTGCTTATTCACAAATTTCTGTGCTGTTTCTGCAGGCATTATTATGTCACCTTCAGCATTGGGGATCCGGCCAAGCCTTACTTCCTGGGTAGCCCAAGTTTGGTTGACTGTTGGTTGTGCAGTCCTTTATTCTGTAACTGTACCTTGACTCCCAAGGCATGCAGTGTCATTTGTTTCTTGTAAACTTGTCTTACCTTTCATGCATTTGTCTGTTTAGATATTGTAATTTGATTTTTTGCGTCTCCATAGAACAAAGCAGGAGGTATGGCATGTAATCTATTGGAAATGTGTTGATGTACTTCTTAAGAGGAAGGTTGTTGACAATAACCACACGTAATTTTCTGGCATCTCTGCCTATTCTCTGTACTAACACATGCTGGTGTTGCTGTCAGTCTTCCATGGCAGGTCTGAAAGTTGGGAAGAGAAGCATAAATATGAGAAAATCAGGGAAAGAAAAATTGCTACCATTGAGGCATCTTCTTAATTGTATTCTCTTACCTGTAGGTCCTCTGTCATGATTATCCTGCTGAATTTGCATCTTATTTCCATTACTGCCACTCACTGCGCTATGAAAATGCGCGAGACTATCAGATCTCAAGAAATTGTTCAGAGACTTTTTTATTGGAGAAGTTGACTTTTTCTTTTGCATGGTTTGAACTTATAATCATTCATTTAATTTATCGGTTAATGATTAACTGGGGTTTAGACACCTAAATGCTGCAAATTTGCTCTCTGTCTTGAACTCTTGACACACCATATTTTCTGCTTGCAGGGTTTTAGTTTGATTATGTTTTTAATTGGACGATTCTAAAGTATATAGTCACATATGACCAGTGCTCGACCGTGCGCCACGGTCACTACATTGCAGTTGTTCCTTCTTTCCTTAATTCTGCACACATGAAGACTTATGTCttattgtttgctcctttccgttTATGTTAGGCCCCGGCGGCAGGGCAAAGCTCTGGGATGGCTTCCATGGCAAACAGACAGTCAGGTGCCGTATATTATCCATCTCATGGGTGCATTCTAGAGTATCTTATGAGTTGTTTATATGTAAGATAGTAAATTATTATCTGCATGAACATCTCCGAGATGGCACTTCAACTCAAGTGTCTGCTCCTTTCTCTCACACAGCTCGATGCTACCAAGATTAGTTTGTGGCGAATCAGTCATATCCATTATCTGATGATCATGCACACAATAGCTTGTCTTCTGGGTGCATGACGCAAGGCCCAACTGATGGAGTTAGGTTGTCAGTAAAGCAGTCATATGGAAGTAGTAGCTTGTCATGTTCTCAATATTTAACTCAGGTTCCAACTAGTGATGACAGAGGCTATTTGACCTCAACTCCGTATATCCCATCATATCATTATTCATCTCTGGCAAGTCCACCACGCAATGCTCACCGGAAGGATGGTTACAACATCAACTGCGACCAATGCAAAGAGATTTATGCATCTGAGCATCAGAATTTAAACAACGGAAAATCCGTTACACCTCCAGAATCGACTCAGCAAGGTATTCCGGATTACCTTGAAGTATCAGCAAGCTTTCATTAGAAAGAAAGCTTTACTGACCACATCCCAATCACTGATTGCCCTGAGCACTTTGTAAAAGAACAACAGAGATGTGATTTTAATCGTGATGGTTCAGTCTCACCAGGTCTTGGACGTGAAAAATTAGTTAATACAAGTAGCAAACAAGTCAGCCCAATGTGTAGGGCCAACATAGCACCAACACAAGTCAGCCTAATGTGCACAACAAACATGGCTCTAACAAGGCCCAACTGCTTTAACAGATTTTTGTTGTTGTATCATCTGGGCTGCCTGTCTTCTCTCTAAATTAAGCCTACTTTCATGCATACACATTAGCAAATACGACAGCTAGATTAGTGCGCACAATTTCACCTCACTGTATGTATTGCGTGCATGCATCGAGGATTGATGTAAAAGGCAGGGAAGTCCTCCCTTTTCGGAAAGGAAATTAGATGACTTGTGTGAAGAAATGGGGGGGCCTTGGTCTTGGTCCCACTAATGGACCCCAAAAGGCTTCTTCTGCACAAGAGCCCAGTGAGGAGGGGGTTCAAGAGGCCTTAATAAGGACTGGACAAAAGGAGTTAAGAGGGAAGAAGTACCAAAACCAGCGATGAATCAATCAAATCAATCAATCCAACAAGTCAAATGTAG from Triticum urartu cultivar G1812 chromosome 3, Tu2.1, whole genome shotgun sequence encodes:
- the LOC125545493 gene encoding uncharacterized protein LOC125545493, producing MRQVLAAMDEGNSNITKMLESLLAKMDEQKAVHDKQIEIQAAFNAQISQDVRGLSRQIDLTQADVDATRKTVEGSASPSGSITTVLHQPAAPQQPPPPPPPPPHTPRVATEQGCLATAHARLGGHRPPLIPVPPQGRFATPVVAPSPTAGHYGNDYHKPPKHDFPRFDGSAPYLWLDHCLAYFELYKVAPQNWVATVALYIEGQAAHWLQAFRQTHRGITWEVFTFVVLEEFGADEFEVVMHKLLQLRQTATVAEYRAAFDEQMYHLLALDPSINTKFFVTQFVLGLKDELRAPVRLQAPSSITRASVLACIQEEELGTTRVRPRITPAGRPPPAAAPPQPRAAAPNRAPTDDYARERQLRDYRRANNLCFKCGDRYSREHRCAQPAQLLTISVGDHGRCSLTTPSTRCNSSTTPDRSRSRQLLLGMLPSAASSRRTLWTARTRRRRSACAHWWAIRSCYFSLIRAARTASSTDPSSIVSGWRQKKCRGWTCASPTVTVSPATASSPSSSGGCRGIRSPHRCASWTLARTMAFWAWTGLPNTAP